A window of Brevinematales bacterium genomic DNA:
TCTTGTATACACTTTTCCTATATTTTCTGTGTTAAGAGTAGCATTGTTGTATGCTATGAGATTTGTTGTATCTTGGTAGTATGGTGTAAGTGAAAAGTAGAAACCTATTGTGTCAGTATTGTAGTTGAGTATGAAACTAGTATCTATTCCATTTACATATTCAGTAGTTAAGTTGGTAATTACTGTACCGTAACCGTAAACTATGCCTCCGTATATATCGTCAAAGTAAGGTAATCTATATGCTCTCCAAACACTACTTCTTATACCGATAAAATCGGTAGGCTTTAGGAGAATTCCTAGCCTTGGTGACAGCTCAAAAATATTGCCGTCCATATATTCAAACCTTGAAGATGCTGTAATCTGAAGTAGAGAGGATAGTAAGTAGTTGACTTCTGTATATAGCCCTAGTATGTTTCTTGTTGCGTTAGTTTTCCCTACATTAGTACTGGGAGTTGGAAATGATGAGTAGTTTGTGCTTTCTGATTTAGAACTGTTATAGTCAAAGTTTAGAGATATTCCTAAGAGTATTGAATTCATTTCGTTTATTAAAAGTTTTCGTTTTAGCTCAATCTCTGTACTAAACTTGCTACTCGATATCTCAGAACCTAATGAACCATAAGAAGTATTCAAAGGTTTTTCTACCTTTCTAGTGGTATAGTGCTCTGTGTAGTATAGGTTTAATCCTATTTCAGTGTTGTCGAAGGAGTATCTAGTTTTTATATAGGGTAATAAAAATCTGTTTCTAGAGGTTGCTTTCTCGTAGCTTAGGGGAGAAGTAATTTGTACTTGATTTGGTTCATCTATTGTCGGTAGTGTCCCAAGAAATCCTATATCTAGGTTTATTCCTGAAATGTTATTTATATATCTTGCCAAAATTGAATACTTTGTGTAATGAGCACCTTGTCTTATGTAGTTCGTAGGTTCTAGTGATGATTGATTTGTATAAAGAGTTGAAATGTTGTAATAAAATGCGTTTTCACTCCTGTTGTAACTCACTCCTAGATAAAATTTACCAAAATCTGTTACTAATGATAGATCACTCATGACATAATATGTTTCAAAAGATGCACCTAAAGTTCTTATAACTCTTATGAAACTTACATCTTCATCTCCTAATAGGTTGAAGTTTAAAACACCACCATAGTTTCCACTTCCGTACTTAGAAGATGATGGTCCGTAGTAAATGTCTACACCGTTAAAGAACAGAGCATCGAGTAAGTTTGCATTGTATGAAGAGTTAATCATTGTTGATATACCTAATCCATTAATTGATATGTTGTATTTATCGCCTCTAGGATTGAAGAGAGTAATTAATGATCCTTCTGCTCCATAATGAGTAGGAGTTTGAATGTCTGGTATGTTTTGGATATAATCAGTTATATCTGATGAATCTCCTTTCTTTTTGTATTTTCTAACATCGATCGTTGAAAAAGTACTATCTCTTTCCCATATAGTTCCTACAACAGTTTTTTCAAAAACAAGAGGACTTAACGTTTTGTAAGTCCTTTTATGGCTTTCATATGATGCTTTTTTTTGTATGTTCGTTGCATTTTGTGTGATATTTGTATTTAGTTCCTCTGAGTAAGAAAAAGGTGATATACTTGTGATTAGTATCGTTACAAAAAGTAGTGTTGTTGTATAAGTTAGTTTGATCAAATTTACGCTTTTCATAATATCCTCCTTATAAAGACATAACTTCTTTTGTATTAAATTTAAACTCTAATTCTGAATCGACAGATTCAAACAAGAATTCCGATGAGGAGAGTATAGATACCTTTCGGGTATACAGTTTTGAATAGAATGACTTGTTATGTGATACAAGTATTACTATTTTACCTTCTCTAGTAATTTCTAATATTGAATTTGAAATCAAATTTTGATTATAACTATCCAAAAAAGCATCAGGTTCATCTAAAAGTATAACACTACTGCCTTGGATGAATGTTCTACACAACAAAGCAATTTTTTTCTGGCCTTCACTTAGTAAGTTAAGTGGTTTGTTGAGGATTTCTTGGATTTGGAGTAGATTTATGTACTTTAACATTCTTCTTCTGTTTGTGTATGTATTATTATTGTGTAGTGCCATTTCAAGAAATTCTATTACTTTGATTGGTGAAGAATAGTGTGGAGATTGTTGGGCAAATACTACTAGACCTTTTCTTTTGTTTAGAGGAATAGAGAATATATCTTTGTTGTTTATTGTTATAGTACCTTTTTGAGGTTTTATTATTCCTGCTATTGATTTTAGAAGACTCGTTTTACCGATACCATTTCTACCTTCTATGAGAATTATGTCTCCTGAAGTTGCTGAAAGTGAAAAATTTGTTATTATTTCTTCATTTTTGTTATATGATATGTGAATTCCTAATACATTCAATTTATTCATTTTTTTCTCTCCTGCGTGTAATTCTAACTAAGTGGTGAATTTAGAAATTTTTCTGTGATGAGAGAGTATTGTTTTCTTAGATGATGTCCGTGATTCATTCTTGCTTTGTGATATGATTTTGTTGGTACAGGATATCTAGCAATTCTGTAAAATTCATCTTCTTTTTCGTTACCACATCCGGGGCATATGCATCCATAGAATCCATGTCCATTTTTACAAACGCTGATTTTCTGATTAAATGCAAAGTAAATTGCTTCCATTTTAGCTAGTAAATTTATCATTTGCCAACTTTCTTCTTCGGATCTGAAAGGAGAATTTATGTTAACGTGTAATATAGCTCCACCTGAAACTAGTCTATCATACATTCTAGAGTACCTTATTCTGTTTGGAATGTCTGTTTCTACAGTAAGTTGAAGCCATTGGTTTGAGTAAATGTGATATTTTGTCTTATATAATATTCTGTCTCTCTCTGCAAATATGATTGCTAGTTTCTCTGCAGGTAATTGTTCTAGATTAAAAGATAAACCATAAGCCATGGAGGCTTTCTTATTTTCTTCTCTTATTGTTTCTGGTATTTCTATAACAAATTTCTCTCCTTCTTTTGAGAACTTTATACCATCTATACTATCTTTGGTAAGTCCTAATATTTCCGTTGCTTCAAAAACTCCATCTATTCTAACTGTGCCATATTGTCTATCAAGATTCATTAATCCTAAAGTATATAAAGGTAGAACTCCTTGTTTTATTCTATCTTTTAGTATTTCTCCGATAGATGCTAGTACTTTATGGACTATTCTAACTTTTTCCCTTAGTGATTTGATAAATTCTTCTCTACTTGATACTTCAGGTGAAATTCTTGGTAGATTTATGCTTATAACTTTAAAAGATCCTATGTTTATGTTAGTTCCTCCAATTGAATTAAACATTCCTTTTAGTGAAGTGTTGCTTTTAATATGTATATTTGTATCTCTTATTGAGCTTGTGAGTGTACAACAGGAAGCTATAGCATCTA
This region includes:
- a CDS encoding TonB-dependent receptor, with protein sequence MKSVNLIKLTYTTTLLFVTILITSISPFSYSEELNTNITQNATNIQKKASYESHKRTYKTLSPLVFEKTVVGTIWERDSTFSTIDVRKYKKKGDSSDITDYIQNIPDIQTPTHYGAEGSLITLFNPRGDKYNISINGLGISTMINSSYNANLLDALFFNGVDIYYGPSSSKYGSGNYGGVLNFNLLGDEDVSFIRVIRTLGASFETYYVMSDLSLVTDFGKFYLGVSYNRSENAFYYNISTLYTNQSSLEPTNYIRQGAHYTKYSILARYINNISGINLDIGFLGTLPTIDEPNQVQITSPLSYEKATSRNRFLLPYIKTRYSFDNTEIGLNLYYTEHYTTRKVEKPLNTSYGSLGSEISSSKFSTEIELKRKLLINEMNSILLGISLNFDYNSSKSESTNYSSFPTPSTNVGKTNATRNILGLYTEVNYLLSSLLQITASSRFEYMDGNIFELSPRLGILLKPTDFIGIRSSVWRAYRLPYFDDIYGGIVYGYGTVITNLTTEYVNGIDTSFILNYNTDTIGFYFSLTPYYQDTTNLIAYNNATLNTENIGKVYTRGINLNAKISFKDTLTSTISYTYNEAINGNAYEYIGWKNPVFLNYRPLNILYIDIVYERGYFGLGAYLDYIWYRYQYIYDSNFNIVGNKPIDDILTISIKHWARPKEWVELGVEWKRNLIGNEYIEGYPIPEEKINTYVIFEFSW
- a CDS encoding ABC transporter ATP-binding protein, which translates into the protein MNKLNVLGIHISYNKNEEIITNFSLSATSGDIILIEGRNGIGKTSLLKSIAGIIKPQKGTITINNKDIFSIPLNKRKGLVVFAQQSPHYSSPIKVIEFLEMALHNNNTYTNRRRMLKYINLLQIQEILNKPLNLLSEGQKKIALLCRTFIQGSSVILLDEPDAFLDSYNQNLISNSILEITREGKIVILVSHNKSFYSKLYTRKVSILSSSEFLFESVDSELEFKFNTKEVMSL